A segment of the Superficieibacter sp. HKU1 genome:
TAAACCCGCTAAGTCAAAGCGGCGGGCATACTCGGGACTGCATACCGGCAGAATCTCTTCGTCCATCAGAAAGTGGTGCGTCAGCTGCGCCGACGGCGCATCGTCAAAATAGATGGCTAAATCGATCCCGGCACGTTGCAGATTGACATTATCGTTACCGGTCAGCATGGTGAGCGAAATGGAGGGATAACGACGCGTGAAATCGCCCAATGCCGGTACCAGCCAGCATTGAGCAATAGAGGGCCGCGAGTAGACCGTCAGCGTGCCGGACAACTCCTGATTTTTAATATCAAGGATTTCCTGATTCAAGGTATCCAGCGACGATTTCAGCGCCCAGAATACCCGCTTGCCTTCATGGGTAAGTTCCACTTTACGATGGGAGCGAACAAACAGCTGGATGCCCAGCTCCTCTTCAAGCTGATTGATGCGATGACTAATGGCACTGGGACTTAATGACAGCTCATCAGCCGCCAGCGCAAAGGACTGGTGTCTGGCCGCCACCTCAAATGTATAGAGTTTTGATAACTGCCAGCCGTTAAGCAGGCGATTTCTGACATCGCGAAGGGGATCCATAATCACCTCTGTCACCCTGATACTTTATCCGAATTGTAAAAAAAGACGCGGTAAAAATCAGCTTAAAGATGAACCAGAATGAACCACATCGCAAATTATCACCATTATTCGACGTAAATCACCTATTTGATTCAATCTGACGCATGTGAACGGAGATTTATATCGTTTGTCAGACTGGCCGGGACTTTGTCCAATAGGAGCAGGTTAATCACAGGGCAAGGTGAGATATGCACACTCAAATCTGGGTAGTGAGCACGCTGTTAATAAGCATCGTGTTAATCGTTCTGACCATCGTGAAGTTCAAATTCCACCCGTTTCTGGCACTACTGCTCGCCAGTTTCTTCGTGGGCGCGATGATGGGCATGGGGCCGCTGGAGATGGTCAATGCGATTGAAAACGGGATCGGCGGAACGTTAGGTTTCCTCGCCGCCGTTATTGGTCTCGGAACTATTCTCGGCAAAATGATGGAAATTTCCGGCGCGGCGGAGCGCATTGGTCTGACACTTCAGCGCTGCCGCTGGCTTTCCGCCGATGTCATTATGGTGCTGGTGGGGCTGATTTGCGGGATCACGCTGTTCGTTGAGGTCGGGGTGGTTCTGCTGATCCCGCTGGCGTTCTCCATCGCTAAAAAAACCAACACTTCGCTGCTGAAGCTGGCAATTCCGCTGTGTACCGCCCTGATGGCCGTGCACTGCGTGGTACCACCGCATCCGGCTGCGCTGTTCGTGGCGAATAAGCTGGGGGCGGATATCGGTTCCGTTATCGTTTACGGCGTGCTGGTTGGCCTGATGGCCTCGCTGATCGGCGGCCCACTGTTTCTGAAATGCCTCGGCAACCGTCTGCCGTTCAAACCGGTACCGGCAGAGTTTGCCGCGCTGAAAGTGCGTGATGAACAGACGCTTCCATCGCTGAGCGCCGCATTGTTCACCGTCCTGCTCCCCATCACTCTGATGCTGGTGAAAACCGTCGCTGAATTGA
Coding sequences within it:
- the dsdX gene encoding D-serine transporter DsdX; this encodes MHTQIWVVSTLLISIVLIVLTIVKFKFHPFLALLLASFFVGAMMGMGPLEMVNAIENGIGGTLGFLAAVIGLGTILGKMMEISGAAERIGLTLQRCRWLSADVIMVLVGLICGITLFVEVGVVLLIPLAFSIAKKTNTSLLKLAIPLCTALMAVHCVVPPHPAALFVANKLGADIGSVIVYGVLVGLMASLIGGPLFLKCLGNRLPFKPVPAEFAALKVRDEQTLPSLSAALFTVLLPITLMLVKTVAELNMAKDGALYTLLEFIGNPITAMFIAVFFAYYILGVRQHMGMSILLTHTENGFGSIANILLIIGAGGAFNAILKSSGLADTLAVILSNMDMHPILLAWLVALILHAAVGSATVAMMGATAIVAPMLPLYPNVSPEIIAIAIGSGAIGCTIVTDSLFWLVKQYCGATLNETFKYYTTATLIASVVALAATFLLSFII
- the dsdC gene encoding DNA-binding transcriptional regulator DsdC, with translation MDPLRDVRNRLLNGWQLSKLYTFEVAARHQSFALAADELSLSPSAISHRINQLEEELGIQLFVRSHRKVELTHEGKRVFWALKSSLDTLNQEILDIKNQELSGTLTVYSRPSIAQCWLVPALGDFTRRYPSISLTMLTGNDNVNLQRAGIDLAIYFDDAPSAQLTHHFLMDEEILPVCSPEYARRFDLAGLLLNLEHCTLLHDRQAWSNDSGTDEWHSWAQHFAVNLPTSSGIGFDRSDLAVIAAMNHIGVAMGRKRLVQKRLDSGELIAPFGDMALKCHQHYYITTLPGRQWPKIEAFVGWLREQAKRSKA